Genomic DNA from Lactuca sativa cultivar Salinas chromosome 8, Lsat_Salinas_v11, whole genome shotgun sequence:
AAGGCTTTCAAGTGATGAACACCAATCTGCTATAAGAACGACTATACTTGATGGCAACTCTGACAATTCTACAAGTTTTTCACAGCCAGACACATTGAGCCATTTGAGCCGAGGAAGCCGAAAGAGACTAAAATTTAGTTGTGAAAAATTATTTCCTGATAGATTGAGTTTTTCCAAGTTAGGTAAATCCCAAACAGCAGAGCGGGTCTCTTTATCTCCCAAATTGCAGTACCAGAGATGCAAATTTCTTAAGCCTTTGGAAAAAAACTGCAACATTGTGTGGTGGTTCATGTTGCTGTGAGGTAAAAAAGGCTCCTCTAAACAACATTTTTCTACATCAATGAAGTCCTCTCTTGGTTTCTTAACTTCAGTGTCACCACATGTCAAGCAAGTAACAGAAAAGTTGGTAGAATTTTTTTTACAAGATGCAACTTCTTTTTCACTATTATCCAAATGAAGATGGGGTAAATTGTTCATGTTCTGTTGTTGGAGCTTAACAATTTTGGGGCAATCTGATAACGAAAAGGTCTTGAGTTTATTTAGTTGGGTAACGGGTGGAAATATCTTAAGACTTGGACAATCATCTATAGATAAGAAAATAAGGTTTTCCAAGCGTTGAATTGATGGGTGAATCTCTTCTATATGCAGAGAATCATGAAGAATGAATCTTTCAAGATTTGGAAGTCCATCAAAATCTGGTGTCTTGATTAGGTTTTCCAAACCATAGAGTTCCATCACTTTCAAGCGTCGAATTGACGGATGAATCTCTTCTATATACGGAGAATCATGAAGAATAAATCTTTCAAGATTTGGAAGTCCATCAAAATCTGGTGTCTTGATTAAGTTTTTCAAGCCATAGAGTTCCATCACTTTCAAACTCGGCAGATGCTGTTGCATAAACGTACAAACGAGTCAAAAGTATATCGAGCTATAATAGGAGTTTTTAGTGGTTTCACCCGTAAATCAAACCAGACTAGAGTAACCCAATCCAAATAACCAGCATAGAAAATGAATTGTACATGTAATGTGGAGCTTACAATTTGTACATAACATTTGATCCTAACAATTTAATCTTTTTCCTCAACAAAAATGAAGATTATCCATACACATATAACAATGTGATGTTGCTTAATGACACCAATAACTATAAAATAAAGTTGTACAACTAGTGATGTTGCTTAATGACACCAATAACTGCCACAAGTGACATAACTATGTGCTCATATCCATCTAACTGCTACTTATAATTTATTCTATGAATTACTCAGGTCTATAATTATTCATCCACTTTGTTTTCATCCAATAATTAGACAAACAAAAAATGTTACCTTATAACCCTCCCAAAGTTGTTTGTGCGAGATGCCATCCAATCGTAGACAACAAAGCTCCACCGATGGAAATTTAGTAGGAAAAGGAGTTGCAAGATTACCTCTCCAGTCAATCCACCGAAGGTTTTTCATGTTCACAACAATTTGAGGAACAAGTTCTACTGAACTATAACCATTGTCTTGAAATCTTATCGCTTCAATCATGTCAAGTTCCTGTGATAGAGGAACAAAATGATGTCAGGGTTGGGTTAAAAgtgttttgttatatatatatatatatatatatatatatatatatatatatatatatatatatatatatatatcatgcaaAGCTAGCTTAACTATTACCGTCGTTGCATCCATAGCACATATTTTTACAACATCTTCCTCCTTCCAAATTCTACTATGTTTTCCAGGATTGCTAGGGTGTTCCCCTCTAACAATGTGGTGTCCCATTTCTTGCACCAAATCATGCATATCAAACCTTCCATCTGAAATGGTTATGAGAGTCTTTTGTATCAACACCTTTATGCCTATAACAGGGTGAAAACCACAAGCATCAAGCATCGTCATCATCCCTTCATTTTTATACCGTCCTCTAAAGAAACATGCAATATCAAGGAACAACTCTTTCTCATCCTTTGTAAGTCCATCAAAGCTGATTTTTAGCTTTTCCACAATATTGGTATCTGGGATCTTTTTCAGTCTGGCTAATGCACTCCTCCACTCATTAATGCCTTTGTCACatagaaaacaaccaagaactGTAAGTGCTAATGGGATCCCACCAGCATAAGCAACCACGTCTTTTGAAAGAAGCTCATAATCTTCTATAGGATTGTGACCTTGGGGTGCATGCTtgcaaaagagctccatagcCTCATCATTGTTTAACAAGCTGATATTGTGAATCACATCTACTCTGTGAGCAGTTAATACATGCTCATCTCTAGTTGTGATAATTATTCGGCTTCCTTCACCGAACCAATCATGTGATCCAGCCAACGCTTTTAGTTGTTCAATGCAATCGACATCATCAGAAACAATCAACACCTTTCTATGGCATAACCTACTCATTATCATTCGTTTTCCTTCCTCAACTCTCCCCGCCTGCACTTGCTTTTGTTTCAAAATACCATAAAGAATTTTTTCCTGTAGCTTTTCCAAACCATTCTTACTTGATTCCTCCCGGATATTTTCTACAAAGCAACAGCCATCAAACTTCCTGGATATTTCATTATAAACAGAAGATGCAAGAGTCGTCTTACCACCACCCCCAACCCCCCATATCCCTACCATGTGCACACCACCCAATCCAATTCGTAACTCCGATTTCAAACCTTGAACACGAGCCGTTATTCCAATCAGATTGCCATTTGTACTTGGAATTACTAGTTTTAAGCTGTGTGAAATTTGGTCAACAATTTCTTTAATGACCTTTGCTTCATGCCTACACATTGATATACATGGATAATTAACACATGCATGCTCACACTGACAAAAGAAGTAATTTGTTTCATGGACCATTAACACATGCTCACACTGACAAAAAAAGTAATTTGTTTCAATGACCCTTTATATCTAGTCAAAATAAAATTTGTAAAGTTAATATAACAAGTAGTTTGTAAAACTTTTATTTGTAaacattgaatagtttcaaatagCAAAAAGTGAAGCAGGATGAATTGTTGTTGTAGCTTGAAGTGAGGCGTTAAGTACGGAATAAGAATTAGAACATAGTAACGTCTATCATAACTTAACTTAAGGTTATCCATAATCCTAGAACTTGAGACATCTATTAACTTACCAAACTGATCAATTGATGTATTCAAGCCGCAATTTATCACAGTCATCAGcattattaaaataattaaaacatttgTATAAAAAGCTTATAAGATACAAGTATAAATGTGTTGTAGATCGCACATATTTTAAGCATAAAAAATGCAAAAACAAAGAAAGTTACCCATTGGCAACATGCTTGGGATCCCATCCAGAAATGTTACTTGCATCCACAAGTGCTTTTCTCCAAGATTCAACCTTTTTGTTGTTCTCCAACTGATGCTTGGCCAAGGCTTCATGGTATTTCCGGCTTTGTTCTCGAGGTGCAGAGAGCCATCCCCAAGGGTCATCCACAAAAGCTTGTCTCCAAGATTTAATTTTCTTCTTGTTCTCCAACTCATGGTTGTCAAATGCTTCTCCATATTTTCGTTTCTTTTTTCGTACTTCAGAGGGATCCACGTCATAAAATATGGGCATAACAATTTGGCCTTTCGTTTTCTTGCATTTCATAATACATGCAAGTTCATCTAAGCACCATGAAGAATCTGCATAGTTTTCAGAGAATATGACAACAGCAATCTGAGATTCTTCTATAGCCTTCAAAAGGGATGGACGGATTGAATTGCCCCGAGGAAGTGTTTCGTCGTCCTTGTAGGTATAGATCCCTTGTTGTTCAAGAGCCATGTAGAGATGATCCACAAATGTCTTGCGGGTATCTTCTCCTCTGAAGCTAAGAAAAACATCATACTTCCATGACTGAGAAGAAATGACTGGAGCaggagaagatgatgataaagaTGCCATCGATGTGTCGATTTGTTGAGATAGGAAGGTATGTGGTTTGAGCACATCAATGTAATGAAATTTATATAGAGAAATGTGAGTTTCCAATAGAACCTGTTATCATATAAAGAAAACCTCATCAGATTACCATGTACAAAATCTAACAACTAGTccctatatttttttttcttttttttgtcatAAAAACACCTTTGAAACTATAATACAAGTCATGATTCAAAAGATAGACATGAATCAGTTTAGGTGATGTAAGTTAGTTTTCACACAATCACATTATACAGATTAATCTTTTACTTTTAATTCTACATTGAAATTTTTCTTAAAAGACATGGAGGAAATTTCCCAGCATCACCAAACTTTAGCAGACTCCTTTCTTAGAGACTTAGACTCTTTACTTTGCAAGATTGTGTTGAACACGACTTTTTTATATGGGAAACAACAAGACTTTTATTAAGACACTTAAGGAGCACTTACACTTTTTGAGACTACTACACACTTTGCTTTCTTTGAGGCTTTCTTGGATggtttggagcaaatgagctccaTACCTATTTATAGGCCTCTTAGGAAGGTTCTAGATACTAGCATACACTTACTACATACTAGATAACTCTAGAACTATCTAACATACTCTACATGCTTCCATATGTTTCTAGAACGTTCTACCATGTTCTGGAGAGGTCTAGGTTGCTCCAGTGTCTTCTAGAATGATCCATATCCTTCCAGGGTCTTCCATGTCGTTCTAGAGTATTCTAGACTCTTCCGGTATATTCCAGAGTCTTCCATAGTCATCCATAATGTTCTAGAATCTTCTAGAGCATTCTAGAACAAGCTAAagtcttctaaataatatttgttttat
This window encodes:
- the LOC111906314 gene encoding TMV resistance protein N isoform X1 yields the protein MASLSSSSPAPVISSQSWKYDVFLSFRGEDTRKTFVDHLYMALEQQGIYTYKDDETLPRGNSIRPSLLKAIEESQIAVVIFSENYADSSWCLDELACIMKCKKTKGQIVMPIFYDVDPSEVRKKKRKYGEAFDNHELENKKKIKSWRQAFVDDPWGWLSAPREQSRKYHEALAKHQLENNKKVESWRKALVDASNISGWDPKHVANGHEAKVIKEIVDQISHSLKLVIPSTNGNLIGITARVQGLKSELRIGLGGVHMVGIWGVGGGGKTTLASSVYNEISRKFDGCCFVENIREESSKNGLEKLQEKILYGILKQKQVQAGRVEEGKRMIMSRLCHRKVLIVSDDVDCIEQLKALAGSHDWFGEGSRIIITTRDEHVLTAHRVDVIHNISLLNNDEAMELFCKHAPQGHNPIEDYELLSKDVVAYAGGIPLALTVLGCFLCDKGINEWRSALARLKKIPDTNIVEKLKISFDGLTKDEKELFLDIACFFRGRYKNEGMMTMLDACGFHPVIGIKVLIQKTLITISDGRFDMHDLVQEMGHHIVRGEHPSNPGKHSRIWKEEDVVKICAMDATTELDMIEAIRFQDNGYSSVELVPQIVVNMKNLRWIDWRGNLATPFPTKFPSVELCCLRLDGISHKQLWEGYKHLPSLKVMELYGLKNLIKTPDFDGLPNLERFILHDSPYIEEIHPSIRRLKVMELYGLENLIKTPDFDGLPNLERFILHDSLHIEEIHPSIQRLENLIFLSIDDCPSLKIFPPVTQLNKLKTFSLSDCPKIVKLQQQNMNNLPHLHLDNSEKEVASCKKNSTNFSVTCLTCGDTEVKKPREDFIDVEKCCLEEPFLPHSNMNHHTMLQFFSKGLRNLHLWYCNLGDKETRSAVWDLPNLEKLNLSGNNFSQLNFSLFRLPRLKWLNVSGCEKLVELSELPSSIVVLIADWCSSLESLRDVSNCKLLWNLSLRMENKLSPLVGDILLDSMLQGIALEGHFVSVALDHLKIPKRFVGRLFRGKTFTLHLPHDWYNDFSGFLICIVTHMKSPHVDIIIKQQPDEDPPFELMQESNEYDGKTIFIGYVSFGSLRQISLLTSPYNIISFSLHRGYVCSLEAESYIGAELVPRVNKGDQVQTTKVAVDCSEFWDNEREDRSTLTLQYDSQSCIMILWQPYFCLQKVVVKVGVHNDREKQRAMKTASSLAGLESSAMNMHDKKMTLIGDIHPVDTVRKLRKICNAELVTVGPAKYNPFMIQNYCVQIVEEYPNACVIC
- the LOC111906314 gene encoding TMV resistance protein N isoform X3 translates to MASLSSSSPAPVISSQSWKYDVFLSFRGEDTRKTFVDHLYMALEQQGIYTYKDDETLPRGNSIRPSLLKAIEESQIAVVIFSENYADSSWCLDELACIMKCKKTKGQIVMPIFYDVDPSEVRKKKRKYGEAFDNHELENKKKIKSWRQAFVDDPWGWLSAPREQSRKYHEALAKHQLENNKKVESWRKALVDASNISGWDPKHVANGHEAKVIKEIVDQISHSLKLVIPSTNGNLIGITARVQGLKSELRIGLGGVHMVGIWGVGGGGKTTLASSVYNEISRKFDGCCFVENIREESSKNGLEKLQEKILYGILKQKQVQAGRVEEGKRMIMSRLCHRKVLIVSDDVDCIEQLKALAGSHDWFGEGSRIIITTRDEHVLTAHRVDVIHNISLLNNDEAMELFCKHAPQGHNPIEDYELLSKDVVAYAGGIPLALTVLGCFLCDKGINEWRSALARLKKIPDTNIVEKLKISFDGLTKDEKELFLDIACFFRGRYKNEGMMTMLDACGFHPVIGIKVLIQKTLITISDGRFDMHDLVQEMGHHIVRGEHPSNPGKHSRIWKEEDVVKICAMDATTELDMIEAIRFQDNGYSSVELVPQIVVNMKNLRWIDWRGNLATPFPTKFPSVELCCLRLDGISHKQLWEGYKHLPSLKVMELYGLKNLIKTPDFDGLPNLERFILHDSPYIEEIHPSIRRLKVMELYGLENLIKTPDFDGLPNLERFILHDSLHIEEIHPSIQRLENLIFLSIDDCPSLKIFPPVTQLNKLKTFSLSDCPKIVKLQQQNMNNLPHLHLDNSEKEVASCKKNSTNFSVTCLTCGDTEVKKPREDFIDVEKCCLEEPFLPHSNMNHHTMLQFFSKGLRNLHLWYCNLGDKETRSAVWDLPNLEKLNLSGNNFSQLNFSLFRLPRLKWLNVSGCEKLVELSELPSSIVVLIADWCSSLESLRDVSNCKLLWNLSLRMENKLSPLVGDILLDSMLQGIALEGHFVSVALDHLKIPKRFVESSCESGRTQR
- the LOC111906314 gene encoding TMV resistance protein N isoform X2, encoding MASLSSSSPAPVISSQSWKYDVFLSFRGEDTRKTFVDHLYMALEQQGIYTYKDDETLPRGNSIRPSLLKAIEESQIAVVIFSENYADSSWCLDELACIMKCKKTKGQIVMPIFYDVDPSEVRKKKRKYGEAFDNHELENKKKIKSWRQAFVDDPWGWLSAPREQSRKYHEALAKHQLENNKKVESWRKALVDASNISGWDPKHVANGHEAKVIKEIVDQISHSLKLVIPSTNGNLIGITARVQGLKSELRIGLGGVHMVGIWGVGGGGKTTLASSVYNEISRKFDGCCFVENIREESSKNGLEKLQEKILYGILKQKQVQAGRVEEGKRMIMSRLCHRKVLIVSDDVDCIEQLKALAGSHDWFGEGSRIIITTRDEHVLTAHRVDVIHNISLLNNDEAMELFCKHAPQGHNPIEDYELLSKDVVAYAGGIPLALTVLGCFLCDKGINEWRSALARLKKIPDTNIVEKLKISFDGLTKDEKELFLDIACFFRGRYKNEGMMTMLDACGFHPVIGIKVLIQKTLITISDGRFDMHDLVQEMGHHIVRGEHPSNPGKHSRIWKEEDVVKICAMDATTELDMIEAIRFQDNGYSSVELVPQIVVNMKNLRWIDWRGNLATPFPTKFPSVELCCLRLDGISHKQLWEGYKHLPSLKVMELYGLKNLIKTPDFDGLPNLERFILHDSPYIEEIHPSIRRLKVMELYGLENLIKTPDFDGLPNLERFILHDSLHIEEIHPSIQRLENLIFLSIDDCPSLKIFPPVTQLNKLKTFSLSDCPKIVKLQQQNMNNLPHLHLDNSEKEVASCKKNSTNFSVTCLTCGDTEVKKPREDFIDVEKCCLEEPFLPHSNMNHHTMLQFFSKGLRNLHLWYCNLGDKETRSAVWDLPNLEKLNLSGNNFSQLNFSLFRLPRLKWLNVSGCEKLVELSELPSSIVVLIADWCSSLESLRDVSNCKLLWNLSLRMENKLSPLVGDILLDSMLQGIALEGHFVSVALDHLKIPKRGYVCSLEAESYIGAELVPRVNKGDQVQTTKVAVDCSEFWDNEREDRSTLTLQYDSQSCIMILWQPYFCLQKVVVKVGVHNDREKQRAMKTASSLAGLESSAMNMHDKKMTLIGDIHPVDTVRKLRKICNAELVTVGPAKYNPFMIQNYCVQIVEEYPNACVIC
- the LOC111906314 gene encoding TMV resistance protein N isoform X5; amino-acid sequence: MASLSSSSPAPVISSQSWKYDVFLSFRGEDTRKTFVDHLYMALEQQGIYTYKDDETLPRGNSIRPSLLKAIEESQIAVVIFSENYADSSWCLDELACIMKCKKTKGQIVMPIFYDVDPSEVRKKKRKYGEAFDNHELENKKKIKSWRQAFVDDPWGWLSAPREQSRKYHEALAKHQLENNKKVESWRKALVDASNISGWDPKHVANGHEAKVIKEIVDQISHSLKLVIPSTNGNLIGITARVQGLKSELRIGLGGVHMVGIWGVGGGGKTTLASSVYNEISRKFDGCCFVENIREESSKNGLEKLQEKILYGILKQKQVQAGRVEEGKRMIMSRLCHRKVLIVSDDVDCIEQLKALAGSHDWFGEGSRIIITTRDEHVLTAHRVDVIHNISLLNNDEAMELFCKHAPQGHNPIEDYELLSKDVVAYAGGIPLALTVLGCFLCDKGINEWRSALARLKKIPDTNIVEKLKISFDGLTKDEKELFLDIACFFRGRYKNEGMMTMLDACGFHPVIGIKVLIQKTLITISDGRFDMHDLVQEMGHHIVRGEHPSNPGKHSRIWKEEDVVKICAMDATTELDMIEAIRFQDNGYSSVELVPQIVVNMKNLRWIDWRGNLATPFPTKFPSVELCCLRLDGISHKQLWEGYKHLPSLKVMELYGLKNLIKTPDFDGLPNLERFILHDSPYIEEIHPSIRRLKVMELYGLENLIKTPDFDGLPNLERFILHDSLHIEEIHPSIQRLENLIFLSIDDCPSLKIFPPVTQLNKLKTFSLSDCPKIVKLQQQNMNNLPHLHLDNSEKEVASCKKNSTNFSVTCLTCGDTEVKKPREDFIDVEKCCLEEPFLPHSNMNHHTMLQFFSKGLRNLHLWYCNLGDKETRSAVWDLPNLEKLNLSGNNFSQLNFSLFRLPRLKWLNVSGCEKLVELSELPSSIVVLIADWCSSLESLRDVSNCKLLWNLSLRMENKLSPLVGDILLDSMLQGIALEGHFVSVALDHLKIPKRK
- the LOC111906314 gene encoding TMV resistance protein N isoform X4, with the protein product MASLSSSSPAPVISSQSWKYDVFLSFRGEDTRKTFVDHLYMALEQQGIYTYKDDETLPRGNSIRPSLLKAIEESQIAVVIFSENYADSSWCLDELACIMKCKKTKGQIVMPIFYDVDPSEVRKKKRKYGEAFDNHELENKKKIKSWRQAFVDDPWGWLSAPREQSRKYHEALAKHQLENNKKVESWRKALVDASNISGWDPKHVANGHEAKVIKEIVDQISHSLKLVIPSTNGNLIGITARVQGLKSELRIGLGGVHMVGIWGVGGGGKTTLASSVYNEISRKFDGCCFVENIREESSKNGLEKLQEKILYGILKQKQVQAGRVEEGKRMIMSRLCHRKVLIVSDDVDCIEQLKALAGSHDWFGEGSRIIITTRDEHVLTAHRVDVIHNISLLNNDEAMELFCKHAPQGHNPIEDYELLSKDVVAYAGGIPLALTVLGCFLCDKGINEWRSALARLKKIPDTNIVEKLKISFDGLTKDEKELFLDIACFFRGRYKNEGMMTMLDACGFHPVIGIKVLIQKTLITISDGRFDMHDLVQEMGHHIVRGEHPSNPGKHSRIWKEEDVVKICAMDATTELDMIEAIRFQDNGYSSVELVPQIVVNMKNLRWIDWRGNLATPFPTKFPSVELCCLRLDGISHKQLWEGYKHLPSLKVMELYGLKNLIKTPDFDGLPNLERFILHDSPYIEEIHPSIRRLKVMELYGLENLIKTPDFDGLPNLERFILHDSLHIEEIHPSIQRLENLIFLSIDDCPSLKIFPPVTQLNKLKTFSLSDCPKIVKLQQQNMNNLPHLHLDNSEKEVASCKKNSTNFSVTCLTCGDTEVKKPREDFIDVEKCCLEEPFLPHSNMNHHTMLQFFSKGLRNLHLWYCNLGDKETRSAVWDLPNLEKLNLSGNNFSQLNFSLFRLPRLKWLNVSGCEKLVELSELPSSIVVLIADWCSSLESLRDVSNCKLLWNLSLRMENKLSPLVGDILLDSMLQGIALEGHFVSVALDHLKIPKRFVEDMCVH